A genomic stretch from Candidatus Ishikawaella capsulata Mpkobe includes:
- a CDS encoding glycine zipper domain-containing protein has translation MNNKDFLMHHTLEEVLKSSSDPTDKKYIELKNKAELIFDNVKSHISNISDKYYFHTKNAADRANNYVHENPWQGIGAGMTLGLLIGLIISPR, from the coding sequence ATGAACAACAAAGATTTTTTAATGCATCATACATTAGAAGAAGTATTGAAATCATCATCTGATCCCACTGATAAAAAATATATAGAATTAAAAAACAAGGCAGAATTAATATTCGATAATGTAAAATCTCATATTAGTAATATATCAGACAAGTATTACTTTCATACCAAAAATGCAGCAGATCGAGCTAACAATTATGTACATGAAAATCCTTGGCAAGGAATAGGTGCAGGTATGACATTAGGATTACTTATAGGCTTGATAATCTCTCCTAGATAA
- the yfaE gene encoding class I ribonucleotide reductase maintenance protein YfaE, whose translation MKKNIITIANSGYVLEYNKKHSNLLSVLESHNFLITYNCLEGYCGCCKIRLLKGEVHYTKIPIAYVEPGEILPCCCCVIGDIEIAL comes from the coding sequence ATGAAAAAAAACATAATTACTATAGCTAATAGCGGATATGTATTAGAATACAATAAGAAACATTCTAATTTGTTAAGTGTATTAGAATCACATAATTTCTTGATAACATATAATTGTTTAGAGGGTTATTGTGGTTGTTGTAAAATACGGTTACTGAAAGGTGAAGTACATTACACGAAAATTCCTATTGCTTATGTAGAACCAGGAGAAATTTTGCCTTGTTGCTGTTGTGTAATAGGCGATATTGAAATTGCATTATGA